In Rhodamnia argentea isolate NSW1041297 chromosome 11, ASM2092103v1, whole genome shotgun sequence, one genomic interval encodes:
- the LOC115752387 gene encoding uncharacterized protein LOC115752387 yields MHWSTWKPLAHCAALFFDKKSRSRDGSSRPPVENKKHASALQEKKLREVIQEASEDGSLFKSLEIEFSSLSLDETGVERSRTLARLECQGLFLRATAQAAETTYESDDAVPDINEALSKFHSMYPPYQSSQKIDQLRMNEYSHLQPKVCLDFCGFGLFSYLQSVHYWDSSTFSLSEITANLNNHALYGGAEKGTVEHDIKTRIMDYLNIPENEYGLVFTVSRGSAFKLLADSYPFQTNRRLLTMFDHESQSVNWMAQSAREKGAKVYSAWFKWPTLQPCSADLRKQISSKRKRKKGSAAGLFVFPVQSRVSGAKYSYQWMALAHQNSWHVLLDAGSLGPKDMDSLGLSLFRPDFIVTSFYRVFGYDPSGFGCLLIKKSVIGCLQSHSGSTGSGMVKLTPEFPLYLGDSMDGLDGLAGADDEVAENGDSSSEARPPQQLPAFSGLYTSAQVKDVFETEMNHDNSSYIDGASTYIEESCSISIGDMMKSPVFSENGSSDYSYWIDLGQSPLGYDNPGQLNKERMASPLPPSWFTARKNQKQLFPKQSSKIYGSPIYDHKEVSPTPHEEYSALSFDAAVKSASQDGHRLEDIDNGGLAGNTNISDSRVVSDDRYVGEIEEEPHVSKQSKYAVPGSYLSSNCNVENGSVSANCAQNESAIRRETEGDFRLLRSRNGNRYSGGRFFGVEESDHPSSGGRVSFTMEENHAEQTSRTQEPSAVSAMTLDDEDYGTDGEYGDVPDEFRGEPEIVCRHLDHINELGLNKTSSRLRFLINWLVTSLLQLRLPSSDGNVPLVHIYGPKVKYERGGAVAFNVRNSSKGIVEPEVVQKLAEKEGISLGIGILSHIRVVDGSRQLNIEDSSLSRQMEVGKSGGKNGFMRIEVVTASLGFLTNFEDVYKLWAFVARFLNPAFARQGELPTVVEGLET; encoded by the coding sequence ATGCATTGGTCAACATGGAAGCCCCTAGCTCACTGTGCTGCTCTGTTCTTTGACAAAAAGAGCAGGAGCAGAGATGGGTCTAGTAGGCCGCCCGTCGAAAACAAGAAGCACGCCTCGGCTCTGCAAGAGAAGAAGCTTAGGGAGGTTATTCAGGAGGCATCTGAAGATGGGTCACTGTTTAAATCTCTCGAAATTGAGTTCAGCTCCCTTTCCTTGGATGAGACTGGTGTGGAGAGATCAAGGACCCTTGCGCGTCTTGAATGCCAGGGCTTGTTCCTCCGGGCCACGGCTCAAGCTGCTGAGACTACCTATGAATCTGATGATGCTGTTCCCGATATCAATGAAGCTCTCTCTAAGTTTCACAGCATGTATCCTCCATATCAATCTTCTCAGAAGATTGATCAGTTGAGGATGAATGAGTACTCACACTTACAACCAAAGGTATGCCTTGATTTCTGTGGATTTGGGCTGTTTTCATATCTTCAGAGTGTTCATTATTGGGATTCCTCGACGTTTAGCTTGTCCGAGATAACTGCAAATTTGAATAACCATGCTCTGTATGGTGGCGCTGAGAAGGGTACTGTTGAGCATGATATAAAAACCAGGATTATGGATTATCTGAACATCCCTGAGAATGAGTATGGCCTTGTTTTCACTGTGAGTAGAGGATCTGCTTTCAAATTGTTGGCTGACTCATACCCTTTCCAGACAAATAGGAGGTTGTTGACTATGTTTGATCATGAGAGCCAGTCTGTCAATTGGATGGCTCAGAGTGCGAGGGAGAAGGGTGCGAAAGTCTATAGTGCGTGGTTTAAATGGCCAACCCTTCAACCTTGTTCAGCTGATTTGAGAAAGCAAATATCGAgcaaaaggaagaggaagaagggttcTGCAGCAGGTTTATTTGTGTTTCCTGTTCAGTCCAGAGTCTCTGGGGCGAAATATTCGTACCAATGGATGGCACTCGCACATCAGAACAGTTGGCACGTCTTGCTTGATGCTGGGTCACTCGGTCCCAAGGACATGGACTCACTCGGGCTGTCTCTATTCCGTCCAGATTTTATTGTCACTTCGTTTTACAGGGTCTTTGGGTATGATCCAAGTGGCTTCGGATGccttctgataaaaaaatcTGTTATAGGATGCCTTCAAAGTCATTCTGGCTCTACAGGGTCTGGAATGGTGAAATTAACCCCGGAATTCCCATTGTATCTCGGTGATTCAATGGATGGCCTGGATGGACTAGCTGGGGCTGATGATGAAGTGGCTGAGAATGGTGATAGTTCCTCTGAGGCTCGCCCACCACAGCAGTTGCCTGCCTTTTCTGGACTTTACACGTCTGCTCAGGTTAAGGATGTCTTTGAGACTGAGATGAATCATGACAATAGTTCGTACATAGATGGAGCAAGCACTTATATTGAAGAAAGTTGTAGTATATCAATCGGGGATATGATGAAGAGTCCTGTTTTCAGTGAAAATGGGTCGTCGGACTACTCTTATTGGATTGATTTGGGTCAAAGTCCCTTGGGGTATGATAATCCAGGCCAGCTGAATAAAGAGAGAATGGCATCTCCCTTACCACCTTCTTGGTTCACCGCAAGGAAGAATCAGAAACAACTCTTTCCAAAACAGTCATCAAAAATATATGGCAGCCCTATATATGACCACAAGGAGGTGAGCCCTACGCCTCACGAAGAATATAGTGCACTATCATTTGATGCTGCTGTTAAATCAGCTTCTCAGGATGGACATCGTCTGGAAGATATCGACAACGGAGGACTTGCTGGAAATACGAACATTTCAGACAGTAGAGTGGTTTCAGATGATCGATATGTTGGTGAGATTGAGGAAGAGCCTCATGTTAGTAAGCAATCAAAATATGCTGTGCCTGGATCTTATTTAAGCAGTAACTGTAACGTGGAGAATGGTTCAGTCTCTGCAAATTGTGCGCAGAATGAGAGTGCTATAAGAAGAGAAACTGAAGGGGACTTCAGGTTGTTGAGGAGCAGGAACGGGAACAGATACAGTGGCGGTAGGTTTTTCGGTGTCGAGGAGAGCGATCACCCAAGTAGCGGAGGAAGGGTGTCCTTCACCATGGAAGAAAATCATGCGGAGCAGACAAGCCGTACCCAAGAACCCAGTGCAGTGTCTGCTATGACCCTAGATGATGAAGATTATGGCACCGATGGTGAATACGGTGATGTACCAGATGAATTCAGGGGCGAGCCCGAGATAGTATGCCGCCATCTCGATCATATAAATGAGTTGGGTCTCAACAAAACCTCCAGTAGACTGCGGTTCTTGATTAATTGGCTGGTCACCTCTTTGTTGCAACTAAGGTTGCCAAGTTCAGACGGGAATGTGCCACTTGTCCATATATATGGCCCGAAAGTTAAGTACGAAAGAGGTGGTGCTGTTGCATTCAATGTGAGAAATAGTTCTAAGGGGATTGTTGAGCCAGAAGTCGTACAAAAACTTGCTGAGAAAGAAGGTATCTCTCTTGGCATTGGCATCTTAAGTCATATACGTGTCGTTGATGGCTCAAGGCAGCTAAACATAGAGGACAGCAGCTTGTCGAGGCAAATGGAAGTTGGTAAAAGTGGTGGAAAGAATGGTTTCATGCGCATTGAGGTTGTCACAGCCTCTCTCGGTTTCCTGACCAACTTTGAAGATGTTTACAAGTTATGGGCATTTGTGGCAAGGTTCCTTAACCCCGCATTTGCCCGGCAGGGCGAGCTCCCCACCGTCGTTGAAGGTTTGGAGACATGA